Proteins encoded within one genomic window of Drosophila willistoni isolate 14030-0811.24 chromosome XL unlocalized genomic scaffold, UCI_dwil_1.1 Seg141, whole genome shotgun sequence:
- the LOC124460466 gene encoding uncharacterized protein LOC124460466, with translation MSPSKILLGSMANTMMTGPCSILQHMSKVSLTCLRYCQLSATHRLVHASRAFAATRDGIEKLEVPATTPMPFRRAQCLPLKRSEQEHRRLGNAQNTENVKRLQTEKSQQPKIARLPFKWPTESARPFGSRRYNSVKDLLKTMSQPHQLAIKLVSLSQELSSEKEKNKRLLENYHDLLEKVTLKER, from the coding sequence ATGTCGCCGTCAAAGATTCTCCTTGGCTCGATGGCCAATACCATGATGACTGGACCCTGCAGCATTCTCCAGCACATGTCGAAGGTATCGCTCACCTGCCTCCGTTACTGCCAACTATCGGCCACACACCGGCTAGTCCATGCCTCACGGGCTTTCGCCGCCACCCGGGATGGCATCGAGAAGTTGGAAGTGCCAGCGACCACGCCCATGCCTTTTAGGCGTGCTCAGTGTTTGCCCTTAAAACGCAGTGAACAGGAGCATCGAAGGTTGGGAAACGCGCAAAATACGGAGAATGTAAAAAGGTTGCAGACCGAGAAGAGTCAGCAGCCAAAGATTGCCCGTCTGCCCTTCAAGTGGCCAACTGAATCGGCCCGTCCTTTTGGGAGTCGCCGTTATAACTCTGTGAAGGACTTACTGAAGACCATGAGTCAACCGCATCAGTTGGCCATCAAGTTGGTGAGCTTGTCCCAGGAATTATCATccgaaaaggaaaagaataAAAGGCTTCTGGAGAACTATCACGATCTGCTGGAGAAAGTAACCCTGAAGGAAagataa
- the LOC6648285 gene encoding AP-3 complex subunit mu-2: MIHSLFIVNSSGEVFLEKHWRSVVSRSVCEYFLDAQRAAPYDVPPVIATPHYYLITVQRDNVSLVAACKQEVPPLFVIEFLHRVVDTFQDYFGDCSETVIKDNYVVVYELLDEMLDNGFPLATESNILKELIKPPNILRTIANTVTGKSNVSTTLPSGQLSAIPWRRSGVRYTNNEAYFDVIEEVDAIIDKSGSTVFAEIQGHIECCIKLSGMPDLTLSFMNPRLFDDVSFHPCVRFKRWEAERLLSFIPPDGNFRLMSYHISSQSVVAIPIYIRHNFSIKTGEQGRLDLTIGPRNTLGRTVDKVKLELTMPRCVLNCLLTPNQGKYTFDSVTKTLSWDVGRIDVSKLPNIRGSVSITPGTTNIDANPSVNVQFQISQLAVSGLKVNRLDMYGEKYKPFKGVKYLTRAGKFQVRM; this comes from the exons atgATACACAGCCTGTTCATTGTAAACAGCAGCGG TGAGGTATTCCTAGAGAAACACTGGCGATCTGTTGTGTCGCGTTCCGTTTGCGAATACTTTCTCGATGCCCAGCGTGCGGCTCCATAT GATGTACCGCCAGTGATAGCTACTCCACATTATTATCTTATCACTGTGCAGCGTGATAATGTCTCATTGGTTGCCGCCTGTAAACAGGAGGTGCCGCCCCTATTTGTCATTGAATTCCTGCATCGTGTCGTTGATACATTCCAAGACTATTTCGGTGATTGTTCAGAGACTGTGATAAAAGATAATTATGTGGTCGTCTACGAACTGCTGGACGAGATGCTTGACAACGGCTTCCCCCTGGCCACAGAGAGTAACATATTGAAGGAGTTGATTAAACCGCCGAATATATTGAGAACTATTGCCAATACGGTGACGGGCAAAAGCAA TGTTAGCACCACATTGCCATCGGGTCAGTTATCAGCCATTCCCTGGCGTCGTAGTGGTGTACGATATACCAATAATGAAGCCTATTTCGATGTCATCGAGGAGGTGGATGCAATTATTGACAAGTCTGGTTCAACAGTTTTTGCTGAGATTCAAGGGCAT atCGAATGCTGCATCAAATTATCTGGTATGCCCGATTTGACGCTATCGTTTATGAATCCACGACTCTTCGATGACGTCTCATTCCATCCGTGTGTGCGATTCAAGCGATGGGAGGCCGAACGTTTGCTCTCCTTTATACCGCCCGATGGCAATTTTCGTTTAATGTCCTATCACATTAGTTCGCAATCTGTTGTGGCTATACCCATTTATATACGTCATAATTTCTCAATCAAAACGGGTGAACAGGGACGTTTGGACTTAACAATCGGGCCAAGGAATACATTGGGTCGTACCGTGGATAAAGTGAAATTGGAATTGACAATGCCAAGATGTGTACTGAATTGCCTGCTGACACCGAATCAGGGTAAATATACATTCGATTCGGTGACCAAAACTCTGTCCTGGGATGTGGGACGCATTGATGTATCCAAATTGCCAAATATTCGTGGATCG GTCTCCATAACGCCTGGCACTACGAATATAGATGCCAATCCGTCGGTTAATGTGCAATTCCAAATATCACAGCTTGCCGTATCGGGTCTAAAGGTCAATCGTCTTGATATGTATGGCGAGAAATATAAACCCTTCAAGGGTGTCAAATATTTAACCAGAGCAGGCAAATTCCAAGTGCGCATGTAA
- the LOC6648286 gene encoding small integral membrane protein 4, with protein sequence MNLHSSFVRRFLDSWPGKQRFGIYRFLPIFFVLGAALEFSMINWTVGETNFYRTFKRRQAKNYVEEHPQSTTE encoded by the exons ATGAATCTCCATAGCAGCTTCGTGCGACGTTTCCTCGACAGTTGGCCGGGTAAACAACGTTTTGGCATCTATAGGTTCTTGCCGATATTCTTTGTCTTGGGCGCTGCCCTAGAATTCTCCATGATCAATTGGACGGTGGGCGAGACGAATTTCT ATCGCACATTCAAGCGCCGTCAGGCTAAAAACTACGTAGAGGAACATCCACAGAGTACCACAGAATAA
- the LOC26529052 gene encoding protein brawnin codes for MPAGVSWGQYMKFMGCALLAMMAGSQSVHLYFKPLDDLPAYIEREQKQSVSSKNEATAS; via the coding sequence ATGCCCGCTGGCGTATCTTGGGGTCAATATATGAAATTCATGGGCTGCGCCCTGCTGGCCATGATGGCTGGCTCACAGTCTGTCCATTTATATTTTAAGCCATTGGATGATCTACCAGCATACATAGAGCGAGAGCAGAAACAGTCAGTCAGCAGTAAGAACGAAGCCACTGCTAGTTGa
- the LOC6648287 gene encoding zinc finger protein 664, protein MSTERSLCKATARLHCLTCLVKLDTEEKYDEFRSQLRISLGQLLNWQLEELNQLENESWLPQQMCTKCQQLVENVMKFQEVALKCWQQLMALLTDDIKEKEQAEPQPELQEMEQQPTFEVVYEQTVSKPIHDDDDGDDDDDNGNHLPTERDPDPFHSEPEDANAERQNKSSKGIMRFKCLLCRRSFAHKLTLSAHIRKVHEGSKRPFECDKCDKSYSFMGGLYTHIKEVHEPTERRHICDQPGCARIYTSSIAMQRHKRLKHSPPARRGAGNGDASNSSQRKFMCEQCGANFNQSANLKYHRRTKHPTDQEAAANEESSQQHYCELCQKSFHSRYTLRYHTMQQHGNGQKELLPHECEICGRRMAKKFMLLQHMLMHSRDKLPCEHCGRLFARKFELEAHIRAVHLKLKPFTCKYCTESFASRKTLRHHEYIHTGEKPYVCDTCGQAFRQQTCLKNHRKVHDK, encoded by the coding sequence ATGAGCACTGAACGAAGCCTATGCAAAGCCACGGCCCGGCTACATTGTCTCACCTGTTTGGTTAAACTGGACACGGAGGAGAAGTATGACGAATTTAGATCGCAGTTGAGGATTTCACTGGGCCAATTGCTTAATTGGCAATTGGAAGAGCTAAATCAGTTGGAAAATGAATCCTGGTTGCCCCAGCAAATGTGCACGAAATGCCAACAGTTGGTGGAGAATGTGATGAAATTTCAGGAAGTGGCCCTGAAATGTTGGCAACAACTTATGGCCCTGCTAACAGATGACATCAAGGAGAAGGAGCAGGCAGAGCCGCAGCCCGAGCTCCAGGAGATGGAACAGCAGCCCACTTTTGAAGTGGTCTATGAGCAAACAGTTAGCAAGCCAATccacgatgacgacgacggtgatgatgatgatgataatggaAATCACTTGCCCACCGAGCGAGATCCTGATCCCTTTCACTCCGAACCAGAAGATGCCAATGCGGAAAGGCAAAACAAATCCTCCAAAGGCATCATGCGCTTCAAGTGCCTATTGTGCCGTCGCAGTTTCGCCCACAAGTTAACCCTATCGGCTCATATACGCAAGGTTCATGAGGGTAGCAAACGACCATTCGAGTGTGATAAATGCGATAAATCCTACAGCTTTATGGGCGGCCTCTATACTCACATCAAGGAGGTGCATGAGCCAACCGAACGTCGGCATATCTGTGATCAGCCCGGCTGTGCCCGTATCTATACCAGTTCCATAGCCATGCAAAGGCATAAACGTCTCAAGCATAGTCCACCGGCAAGACGCGGAGCCGGCAACGGAGACGCCTCCAACAGCAGCCAGCGCAAATTCATGTGTGAGCAGTGCGGAGCCAATTTCAATCAATCGGCCAATTTAAAGTATCACAGACGCACCAAACATCCCACCGATCAGGAGGCAGCAGCAAATGAGGAATCCAGCCAACAGCATTATTGTGAACTTTGTCAGAAATCATTCCATTCTCGTTACACATTACGCTATCATACGATGCAACAGCATGGCAATGGTCAGAAGGAGCTGCTGCCGCATGAATGCGAGATCTGTGGCCGCCGCATGGCAAAGAAGTTCATGCTGCTCCAACACATGTTGATGCATTCTCGTGACAAATTACCCTGCGAGCATTGCGGACGTCTCTTTGCACGCAAATTCGAACTGGAGGCCCACATACGGGCAGTGCATCTCAAGCTGAAGCCATTTACCTGTAAATACTGCACGGAGAGCTTTGCCTCACGCAAAACTCTGCGCCATCACGAGTACATCCATACGGGCGAGAAGCCCTATGTGTGTGACACCTGTGGCCAGGCGTTTAGGCAACAGACCTGCCTTAAGAATCATCGCAAGGTGCACGATAAGTAG